In one Sphingobacterium daejeonense genomic region, the following are encoded:
- a CDS encoding fimbrillin family protein has translation MGTAKPLKRSAESNVQLSSVKISDGISMDVMVIKDGNNATLSAASPALGDAKAATQPVVKVLDPGVKYRVVVYDEDGAHKGNYDYAYGNEAITPGIPLNNGATYTFIVYSVNSTSTLPNITDQGSLSTASLNNISSELMYFKKTMTLTFGETNLLEAELIHQFSQITTTIEMDNSMTGNIHALSGNQITPTKASGSIKFSNNLVSFPATSNSTNVAFPAITPGIRSITSSPTFLISPATTTAAFNIGSITLDGETKTNISVPDIKITPGHRYNLVLKFRVCTQNVTSDGLNWRYPEESWEVRENRKWVTYKGIIKDGIKYPNNSIITNQFLAPQANYGFQFDITELDNAFNMKVNDNYIFGTSASQQIQFQTNNSLGTVRNIEFIDGTEYSEDGIDEVYDLVGTAQNPLIRILISRNGEVTILGSKTNGGPLMQMRLKNGQSFNPVVWKADDVNQVVVSQKVDGRTIVIGTGYGRKRIACPKD, from the coding sequence TTGGGAACAGCAAAACCACTAAAAAGAAGCGCTGAATCTAATGTGCAGTTATCATCTGTAAAAATAAGCGATGGAATAAGTATGGACGTAATGGTTATCAAGGATGGCAATAATGCTACGCTATCAGCAGCATCACCTGCCTTGGGCGATGCAAAAGCAGCAACCCAACCCGTTGTCAAAGTCCTCGATCCAGGTGTTAAATATCGGGTAGTCGTTTATGATGAAGATGGAGCACACAAAGGAAATTATGACTATGCGTATGGAAATGAAGCAATAACACCCGGTATTCCACTAAATAATGGTGCTACCTATACATTTATTGTTTACTCGGTAAACAGTACTTCAACTTTACCCAATATTACTGACCAAGGAAGTTTGTCGACAGCAAGTTTAAATAATATTTCATCGGAGCTCATGTATTTCAAGAAAACAATGACTTTGACTTTTGGTGAAACAAACTTGTTGGAAGCAGAATTAATTCATCAATTCAGCCAGATCACAACGACAATCGAAATGGACAATAGTATGACTGGAAACATTCACGCTTTATCAGGAAACCAAATAACGCCTACAAAAGCAAGTGGTTCCATCAAGTTCAGCAATAATCTCGTTAGTTTTCCGGCAACCAGTAATTCAACAAACGTTGCTTTCCCGGCGATTACACCAGGTATCAGATCGATCACAAGTTCACCTACTTTTTTGATCAGTCCTGCAACAACGACTGCAGCCTTTAACATTGGTTCTATTACTTTAGATGGCGAAACTAAAACCAATATTTCAGTACCTGATATAAAAATCACTCCAGGCCATCGTTACAACCTTGTATTGAAATTTAGAGTATGTACCCAGAATGTAACCTCTGATGGTCTAAATTGGAGATATCCTGAAGAGTCGTGGGAAGTACGAGAAAATCGTAAATGGGTAACCTATAAGGGTATTATAAAGGATGGAATTAAATATCCTAATAATTCGATTATCACGAATCAGTTTCTTGCTCCACAAGCAAATTACGGATTCCAGTTTGATATCACAGAATTGGATAATGCCTTCAATATGAAAGTAAATGATAATTATATTTTCGGAACAAGTGCCAGTCAACAAATTCAATTCCAAACAAACAATTCTTTGGGAACAGTTAGAAATATTGAATTCATCGATGGGACAGAATATAGCGAAGATGGTATTGACGAGGTCTACGATTTAGTTGGTACAGCGCAGAACCCTTTGATTCGGATTCTTATCAGTAGAAATGGCGAAGTCACTATTTTAGGAAGTAAAACCAATGGAGGTCCATTAATGCAAATGAGACTCAAAAACGGTCAATCTTTCAATCCGGTCGTGTGGAAAGCCGATGATGTCAATCAAGTTGTAGTAAGTCAAAAGGTCGATGGAAGAACTATCGTCATTGGAACAGGATATGGTAGGAAAAGAATAGCATGTCCAAAAGATTAA
- a CDS encoding TlpA family protein disulfide reductase → MITLISISSFAQDPSNATLKISDAAPPLFIKEWVKGEPIKEYEKGKVYIVEFWATWCKPCIAAMPHLSELKRKNKDQLEIIGVSVFEDKNTTSEDIQEFVLNMGDKMDYHVAIDDNNKMIDNWFNTTNDDKGIPKSFVIDQNSKLAWFGHPKDLEPVINKILAGEWELQSASKEKNEEKNFRELEVHFLDSMNNYIYDLNAKKLNESEINQKTLDKINEFMVANPELENTPIPTFYIMQSLLSLDPKKAYEYGNSILTSKEIVFKPAWSIVEVIRYHENENKSTLPPEIYHLGAKAFQEYIDQSEYQEVLDLPKLYKNISEWYLKANEEQLAKEALQKANLPRQNTN, encoded by the coding sequence TTGATTACTTTGATTTCAATATCTTCATTTGCACAAGATCCAAGTAATGCTACATTGAAAATTTCTGATGCCGCACCTCCACTATTTATCAAAGAATGGGTGAAAGGCGAACCAATAAAAGAATATGAAAAAGGAAAGGTTTACATTGTAGAATTCTGGGCTACATGGTGTAAACCCTGTATTGCTGCTATGCCTCATCTTTCTGAACTAAAAAGAAAAAATAAAGATCAATTGGAAATCATAGGCGTCAGCGTTTTTGAAGATAAAAATACAACAAGCGAAGATATCCAAGAATTTGTCCTCAATATGGGAGACAAGATGGATTACCATGTAGCGATTGATGACAATAATAAAATGATAGATAATTGGTTTAATACAACAAACGACGATAAAGGGATACCAAAATCATTCGTCATAGATCAAAATTCAAAGCTTGCATGGTTTGGACATCCAAAAGATTTAGAACCAGTTATCAATAAAATTCTTGCTGGAGAATGGGAGCTACAATCTGCTAGCAAAGAAAAAAATGAGGAAAAAAATTTCAGAGAATTGGAAGTGCATTTCTTGGATTCTATGAATAACTATATCTATGATCTCAATGCTAAAAAACTTAATGAATCAGAAATTAATCAAAAGACCTTAGATAAAATAAATGAGTTTATGGTTGCGAATCCTGAATTGGAAAACACTCCCATTCCAACGTTTTATATTATGCAGTCATTGCTTTCCTTAGACCCAAAAAAAGCTTATGAATATGGAAATTCAATACTAACTTCTAAAGAAATTGTTTTTAAACCTGCTTGGTCCATTGTAGAAGTAATCCGTTACCACGAAAATGAAAATAAATCAACCCTACCTCCTGAAATATACCATTTGGGAGCTAAAGCTTTTCAAGAATATATAGACCAAAGTGAATATCAAGAAGTATTGGATCTACCCAAACTTTATAAAAATATTTCCGAGTGGTACTTAAAAGCGAATGAAGAACAATTAGCAAAAGAAGCCCTTCAAAAAGCAAATCTTCCAAGACAAAATACTAATTAA
- a CDS encoding glucoamylase family protein, which produces MHQQNPVLLPEAFANAIQYKFERPKRRSTIRNMQVTAVDNIADSVQSMMDQEAQFSTVSGKDSIYKVLATHDTLMYGIQLPFGNYTTSLLDMYRPFNTINPSISKVANYDLKDVLQRYTQVAKRRDNEIGVGTSNSDIWGFYQVRDSIGTYRINPAISVSSIFLDEVRGKRSLHALYNQFGEYLFTEYGFRAWLDIRTDDVSDEYIATNQASLAIQLENSRTGLIWKLYQAIPEIKSAEQRIFKK; this is translated from the coding sequence TTGCATCAACAAAATCCAGTCTTGCTCCCAGAAGCATTTGCCAATGCAATTCAATATAAGTTTGAAAGGCCAAAGAGAAGAAGCACTATTCGCAATATGCAAGTAACAGCAGTTGATAATATTGCGGATTCCGTTCAATCAATGATGGATCAAGAAGCACAGTTTTCAACTGTTTCGGGTAAAGATTCTATCTATAAGGTCTTAGCCACTCATGATACCTTGATGTACGGAATTCAATTGCCATTTGGTAATTATACGACAAGTCTATTGGATATGTATAGACCGTTTAATACGATTAATCCTTCCATTTCGAAAGTTGCAAATTATGATTTGAAAGATGTTTTGCAACGCTATACGCAAGTTGCAAAACGCAGGGACAATGAAATAGGGGTGGGCACCTCCAATTCCGATATTTGGGGATTTTACCAAGTAAGAGATAGTATCGGTACTTATAGAATTAATCCGGCCATTTCAGTTTCATCGATATTTTTGGATGAGGTTCGCGGGAAGCGTTCTCTGCATGCATTATACAATCAATTTGGAGAATATTTATTTACGGAATATGGTTTTAGGGCATGGTTGGACATTCGGACGGATGATGTCTCGGATGAATACATCGCCACTAATCAGGCGAGTTTAGCTATTCAGTTGGAAAATTCAAGAACGGGTTTGATTTGGAAATTATATCAAGCGATTCCCGAAATAAAATCTGCAGAACAAAGAATCTTTAAGAAGTAA
- a CDS encoding OmpA family protein has protein sequence MTDAAKTELSKLVKVLKGANGKNDIRVDGHTDATGTAEYNVWLSEKRAASVEKFLVDSGISASRISTKGLGQSKPIADNKTPEGRQKNRRVEVVILK, from the coding sequence TTGACAGATGCTGCTAAAACAGAGTTGAGCAAATTGGTTAAGGTTTTAAAAGGAGCTAACGGCAAGAATGATATTCGCGTTGATGGGCATACAGACGCTACAGGTACTGCTGAATACAATGTTTGGTTATCAGAGAAACGTGCTGCCTCTGTTGAGAAATTCTTGGTTGATTCTGGAATTTCAGCGTCTAGAATATCGACAAAAGGATTAGGACAATCAAAACCAATCGCAGATAACAAGACTCCTGAAGGAAGACAAAAAAACAGACGTGTAGAAGTGGTAATCTTAAAATAA
- a CDS encoding type II toxin-antitoxin system RelE/ParE family toxin produces MLNYRIIFTEEVKGFIYCLDSKSVEKILKTFDKVKLGLFRDYYAKMSGTKDFYECKVKTKDHWFRFITKHYKINDETTIIVLSGFKKKSNKIPQNEIKKAEKIYEKIFKSGHS; encoded by the coding sequence GTGTTGAATTATAGAATAATTTTTACTGAAGAAGTTAAGGGTTTTATATATTGTTTAGATTCTAAATCGGTAGAAAAAATATTAAAGACTTTTGATAAAGTAAAATTAGGACTATTTAGAGATTATTATGCTAAGATGTCTGGTACAAAAGATTTTTATGAGTGTAAAGTGAAAACAAAAGACCATTGGTTTAGATTTATTACTAAACATTATAAAATTAATGATGAAACCACAATTATTGTTCTTTCAGGATTTAAGAAAAAAAGTAATAAAATTCCCCAAAATGAAATAAAAAAAGCAGAAAAAATATATGAAAAAATATTTAAAAGTGGTCATTCATGA
- a CDS encoding helix-turn-helix domain-containing protein, translating into MKDSIKINGLNYNQLTSLDTLKDELIGVEGSFERERYEQELNVETIQELIREIRKKRNLSQEELGLKIGVKKSQISKIESGYDNISLKIISKVFVALNAKLKISVVLDDEDQLDFP; encoded by the coding sequence ATGAAGGATTCTATAAAAATAAATGGATTGAACTATAATCAGCTTACTTCCCTAGATACTTTGAAAGATGAATTGATAGGTGTTGAAGGAAGTTTTGAGAGAGAAAGGTATGAACAAGAGTTAAATGTTGAAACCATTCAGGAGTTAATTAGAGAAATTAGAAAAAAAAGAAATCTCTCTCAGGAAGAGCTTGGATTAAAAATCGGAGTAAAAAAATCCCAAATAAGTAAAATAGAATCTGGCTATGATAATATTTCTCTAAAAATTATTTCTAAAGTTTTTGTAGCCCTTAATGCAAAGCTTAAAATAAGTGTTGTGTTAGATGATGAAGACCAACTGGATTTTCCTTAA
- a CDS encoding TonB-dependent receptor domain-containing protein, protein MESLCQQRNKPKNPTFTDLYLNQRPGNIGNPDLKSENAWQNEISTSFQKNSLTLKGGYFYRDIDNFIDWVRASTDEPFQAPKFREQ, encoded by the coding sequence TTGGAAAGTCTCTGCCAGCAGCGGAACAAGCCAAAGAATCCAACTTTTACGGATCTTTACCTAAACCAAAGACCTGGAAACATTGGAAATCCAGACCTGAAAAGTGAAAATGCATGGCAGAATGAAATCAGCACATCATTCCAAAAAAACAGTCTTACCCTAAAAGGAGGATACTTTTACAGAGATATCGACAACTTCATCGACTGGGTCAGAGCATCCACCGATGAACCATTCCAAGCCCCAAAATTTAGGGAACAATAA
- a CDS encoding TonB-dependent receptor plug domain-containing protein, with product MSTKNLLFLLCSLPTVVFAQNINSDTTNIDEVLIQENRFQIPFNQHSRNIQVLTQKDLKNLPSTSINEVLRYVSGLDIRQRGPFGTQADIGIDGGSFDQTLLLINGVKLSDPQTGHHMLNIPIPLEAIERIEILRGPASRMYGINALTGAVNIVTKKVDHNSVYAHLYAGSSFKKVEEEDKSGIYYGSGIQVGETLNAQKHQHQLYATKEHSNGQRYNTGSNNERLHYQNNIVLNQDNRIQMMAGYINNKFGANGFYAAPGDKNSEENVETFLSSITSQHQINEKWYLSPRINYRYNEDDYRYFKDDLSKGRSQHYTHSFSGELHAYRQSKYGDLGLGVESRHESISSSNIGDHNRNNLGMFTEFRSTYFRNFIFNLGAYINYNTDYDWQVFPGLDISYLINDHWKVSASSGTSQRIQLLRIFT from the coding sequence ATGTCAACTAAGAATTTATTATTTCTTCTGTGCTCATTACCTACTGTTGTTTTTGCACAAAACATAAACTCCGATACTACCAATATAGATGAAGTATTAATTCAAGAAAATAGATTTCAAATTCCTTTTAACCAACATAGTCGAAACATTCAGGTCCTCACCCAAAAAGACCTCAAAAATCTGCCAAGTACCAGTATCAATGAGGTTTTAAGATATGTGTCCGGATTGGATATTAGACAAAGAGGTCCATTTGGAACCCAAGCTGACATAGGTATTGACGGCGGCAGTTTTGATCAAACTTTACTTTTGATCAATGGTGTTAAATTGTCTGATCCTCAAACAGGACATCATATGCTCAATATTCCAATTCCATTGGAAGCCATCGAAAGAATTGAAATCCTGAGAGGCCCAGCATCTAGGATGTACGGAATCAATGCTCTAACCGGAGCTGTAAATATTGTTACCAAAAAAGTTGACCACAATTCTGTTTATGCACATTTATATGCGGGAAGCTCCTTCAAAAAGGTGGAAGAAGAAGATAAAAGTGGCATTTATTATGGTAGTGGTATACAGGTCGGTGAAACATTGAACGCACAAAAACACCAACACCAGCTTTATGCCACCAAAGAACATAGTAACGGTCAACGCTACAATACGGGCAGTAATAATGAAAGGTTGCATTACCAAAATAATATCGTCTTGAATCAGGACAATAGGATACAGATGATGGCGGGATATATCAATAATAAATTCGGAGCAAATGGTTTTTATGCAGCACCTGGTGATAAAAATTCCGAAGAGAATGTCGAAACATTTCTGTCGAGCATTACCTCTCAACATCAGATCAATGAAAAGTGGTACTTGAGTCCAAGGATAAATTATAGGTATAACGAAGATGATTATAGATATTTCAAAGATGATTTAAGCAAAGGTAGAAGTCAACATTATACACATTCTTTCTCAGGTGAATTGCACGCTTATAGACAGTCTAAATATGGTGATCTGGGCCTAGGGGTTGAATCAAGACATGAATCAATTAGCAGCTCTAATATTGGTGACCACAACCGTAATAATTTAGGGATGTTTACAGAATTTAGGTCAACCTATTTCAGGAATTTTATTTTCAACTTAGGAGCTTATATTAACTATAATACCGATTATGATTGGCAAGTTTTCCCGGGGTTGGATATCAGTTATTTAATCAATGATCATTGGAAAGTCTCTGCCAGCAGCGGAACAAGCCAAAGAATCCAACTTTTACGGATCTTTACCTAA
- a CDS encoding glycosyltransferase family protein, producing MKILYAVQGTGNGHLCRAIDIIPCLQEYGQVDVLISGIQADIVLPFEVKYRYHGLSFIFGKSGGVDLWKTFMSSTVRKFVKEVNSVPVEEYDLVINDFEPISAWGCYFKEKSCIGLSHQIGAFDPSSPKPEESDMLGKFIMKNYAPANISYGFHFKSYASHIFTPVIRQSVRQLDPKDLGHYTVYLPSYDDSHLLKHLSRFPDVKWEVFSKHNKKPFRMKNVSINPINSDAFVQSMAESSGVLCGAGFETPAEALYLGKKLLVIPMKNQYEQHLNAASLEEIGVPVIKSLKKKSELDIESWLNAKSKVNVDYQDCTAEIVDNIVKKHKP from the coding sequence ATGAAAATATTATATGCTGTTCAAGGGACTGGAAATGGGCATTTATGTAGGGCAATTGATATTATTCCCTGCCTTCAGGAATATGGACAAGTAGACGTTTTAATCAGTGGTATCCAAGCCGATATCGTATTGCCATTTGAGGTGAAATACCGTTATCATGGTTTGAGTTTTATTTTTGGGAAATCTGGTGGTGTCGATCTCTGGAAGACCTTTATGAGTTCCACTGTCCGTAAATTCGTCAAAGAAGTGAATTCGGTACCCGTTGAAGAATATGATTTGGTGATCAATGATTTTGAGCCGATCTCAGCATGGGGTTGTTACTTCAAAGAAAAAAGCTGTATTGGTTTAAGCCATCAAATAGGAGCTTTTGACCCTTCAAGTCCTAAACCCGAAGAATCGGATATGTTGGGTAAATTCATCATGAAAAATTATGCTCCTGCAAATATTTCTTATGGATTTCATTTTAAATCCTATGCTTCCCATATTTTCACTCCTGTCATCCGTCAATCAGTTAGGCAATTAGATCCTAAAGATTTAGGACATTATACCGTATATTTACCATCGTACGATGATTCACATCTCTTAAAGCATCTTTCGAGGTTTCCAGATGTGAAGTGGGAGGTTTTCTCTAAACATAACAAGAAACCTTTTAGGATGAAGAATGTCTCTATTAATCCGATTAATAGCGATGCTTTTGTTCAGAGTATGGCAGAATCATCAGGGGTGCTTTGCGGAGCTGGTTTTGAAACACCTGCTGAGGCTTTGTACTTAGGCAAGAAGTTGTTGGTCATTCCGATGAAAAATCAATATGAACAGCATTTAAATGCTGCTTCATTAGAAGAAATCGGAGTTCCGGTGATAAAAAGCTTGAAAAAGAAATCAGAATTGGATATTGAGTCGTGGCTCAATGCCAAATCTAAAGTAAATGTAGACTACCAAGATTGTACTGCTGAGATAGTAGATAACATCGTGAAAAAACATAAACCGTAA